A single Brevundimonas sp. SL130 DNA region contains:
- the tuf gene encoding elongation factor Tu, with the protein MAKEKFERNKPHCNIGTIGHVDHGKTTLTAAITMALAKASGGKAMNYADIDAAPEEKARGITINTAHVEYETANRHYAHVDCPGHADYVKNMITGAAQMDGAILVVSAADGPMPQTREHILLARQVGVPALVVFMNKVDLVDDEELLELVEMEVRELLSSYQFPGDDIPITKGSAKAATDGVNPEIGEQRVLELMQTVDDYIPQPARPLDLPFLMPVEDVFSISGRGTVVTGRVEKGIVKVGEEVEIVGIRPVQKTTCTGVEMFRKLLDQGQAGDNVGVLLRGTKREDVERGQVLCKPGSITPHTKFLAEAYILTKEEGGRHTPFFTNYRPQFYFRTTDVTGIVHLKEGVEMIMPGDNAELNVELITPIAMDQGLRFAIREGGRTVGAGVVAKIIE; encoded by the coding sequence ATGGCCAAGGAAAAGTTCGAACGTAACAAGCCGCACTGCAACATCGGCACGATTGGCCACGTTGACCACGGCAAGACGACGCTGACGGCGGCGATCACCATGGCCCTGGCCAAGGCCAGCGGCGGCAAGGCGATGAACTACGCCGACATCGACGCTGCGCCGGAAGAAAAGGCCCGCGGCATCACGATCAACACCGCGCACGTGGAATATGAGACGGCCAACCGTCACTACGCCCACGTCGACTGCCCCGGCCACGCCGACTATGTGAAGAACATGATCACCGGCGCCGCTCAGATGGACGGCGCGATCCTGGTGGTTTCGGCCGCCGACGGCCCGATGCCGCAGACCCGCGAGCACATCCTGCTGGCCCGTCAGGTCGGCGTGCCGGCCCTGGTGGTCTTCATGAACAAGGTCGACCTGGTCGATGATGAAGAACTGCTGGAACTGGTCGAGATGGAAGTGCGCGAGCTGCTGAGCAGCTACCAGTTCCCGGGCGACGATATTCCGATCACCAAGGGTTCGGCCAAGGCCGCGACCGACGGCGTGAACCCGGAAATCGGCGAACAGCGCGTTCTCGAGCTCATGCAGACTGTGGACGACTACATCCCGCAGCCGGCTCGTCCGCTCGACCTGCCCTTCCTGATGCCGGTTGAAGACGTCTTCTCGATCTCGGGCCGCGGCACCGTGGTCACGGGTCGCGTCGAAAAGGGTATCGTCAAGGTCGGTGAAGAAGTCGAAATCGTCGGCATCCGCCCGGTCCAGAAGACGACCTGCACCGGCGTCGAAATGTTCCGCAAGCTGCTGGACCAAGGTCAAGCGGGCGACAACGTCGGCGTTCTGCTGCGCGGCACCAAGCGCGAAGACGTCGAGCGCGGTCAGGTTCTGTGCAAGCCGGGTTCGATTACCCCGCACACCAAGTTCCTGGCTGAAGCCTATATCCTGACCAAGGAAGAAGGCGGCCGTCACACCCCGTTCTTCACGAACTATCGCCCGCAGTTCTACTTCCGCACCACGGACGTGACCGGCATCGTTCACCTGAAGGAAGGCGTCGAAATGATCATGCCCGGCGACAACGCC
- the fusA gene encoding elongation factor G, giving the protein MARTHALQDYRNFGIMAHIDAGKTTTTERILYYTGKNHKIGEVHDGAATMDWMDQEQERGITITSAATTAFWQGKRLNIIDTPGHVDFTIEVERSLRVLDGAVAVLDGNAGVEPQTETVWRQADKYSVPRIVFVNKMDKIGADFDASVQSIRDRLGAKAVPIQFPIGSENTLSGLVDIVEMRAVVWDNDALGANFTVGDIPADLVDKANEARQYLIDNAVELDDDAMQAYLDGVEPSVEVLKKCIRKAVLTGAFYPILCGSAFKNKGVQTLLDAVVDYLPSPLDIPPTPGIDFKTEEPIVRKASDDEPLSILAFKIMDDPFVGSLTFCRLYSGKMETGMSLLNSSRDKKERVGRMLQMHSNNREDVKEAFAGDIVALAGLKETRTGDTLCDPLKSPVILEKMEFPAPVIEISVEPKTKADQEKLGVALAKLASEDPSFTVSTDHESGQTILKGMGELHLDIKIDILKRTYKVEATIGAPQVAYRESLGRTVDIDYTHKKQTGGTGQFARVMITFEPGEPGSGFVFENSIVGGAVPKEYIPGVEKGLNSIKDSGLLAGFPLIDFKATLTDGKYHDVDSSVLAFEIAARAAFRELKEKGAPKLLEPIMAVEVVTPEEYLGSVIGDLNGRRGMIQGQDMRGNATVVNAFVPLANMFGYVNTLRGMSQGRAQFTMQYDHYEPVPQHVADEVIKKYA; this is encoded by the coding sequence ATGGCTCGTACGCACGCGCTCCAGGACTACCGCAACTTCGGCATCATGGCCCACATCGACGCGGGCAAGACGACCACGACCGAGCGGATCCTGTATTACACCGGCAAAAACCATAAGATCGGCGAAGTCCACGACGGCGCCGCGACCATGGACTGGATGGACCAGGAGCAGGAGCGCGGCATCACGATCACGTCGGCCGCGACGACCGCCTTCTGGCAGGGCAAGCGCCTGAACATCATCGACACCCCCGGCCACGTGGACTTCACCATTGAAGTCGAGCGTTCGCTGCGCGTGCTCGACGGCGCCGTTGCGGTGCTGGACGGCAACGCCGGCGTCGAGCCCCAGACCGAAACCGTCTGGCGCCAGGCCGACAAATATTCGGTGCCGCGCATCGTCTTCGTCAACAAGATGGACAAGATCGGCGCCGACTTCGACGCCTCGGTCCAATCGATCCGTGACCGTCTGGGCGCCAAGGCTGTGCCGATCCAGTTCCCGATCGGTTCGGAAAATACCCTGTCCGGCCTGGTCGACATCGTTGAGATGCGCGCGGTCGTTTGGGACAACGACGCCCTGGGCGCCAACTTCACCGTCGGCGACATCCCGGCTGACCTGGTCGACAAGGCCAACGAAGCCCGCCAGTACCTGATCGACAACGCCGTCGAACTCGACGACGACGCGATGCAGGCCTATCTGGACGGCGTTGAGCCCTCGGTCGAAGTGCTGAAGAAGTGCATCCGTAAGGCTGTGCTGACCGGCGCCTTCTATCCGATCCTGTGTGGCTCGGCTTTCAAAAACAAGGGCGTGCAGACGCTGCTGGACGCCGTGGTCGACTATCTGCCGTCGCCGCTGGACATCCCCCCGACGCCGGGCATCGACTTCAAGACGGAAGAGCCGATCGTGCGCAAGGCCTCGGATGACGAGCCCCTGTCCATCCTGGCCTTCAAGATCATGGACGACCCCTTCGTCGGCTCGCTGACCTTCTGCCGCCTGTATTCGGGCAAGATGGAAACGGGCATGAGCCTGCTGAACTCCAGCCGCGACAAGAAAGAGCGCGTCGGCCGGATGCTGCAGATGCACTCGAACAACCGTGAAGACGTCAAGGAAGCCTTCGCCGGCGACATCGTCGCCCTGGCCGGCCTGAAGGAAACCCGCACCGGGGACACCCTGTGCGATCCGCTGAAGTCGCCCGTCATCCTCGAGAAGATGGAATTCCCGGCCCCGGTCATCGAAATCTCGGTCGAGCCCAAGACCAAGGCCGACCAAGAGAAGCTGGGCGTCGCCCTGGCCAAGCTGGCTTCGGAAGATCCGTCCTTCACCGTCTCGACCGACCACGAGTCGGGCCAGACCATCCTGAAGGGCATGGGCGAGCTTCACCTGGACATCAAGATCGACATCTTGAAGCGCACCTACAAGGTCGAGGCCACCATCGGCGCGCCGCAGGTCGCCTATCGCGAATCGCTCGGCCGCACGGTCGACATCGACTACACCCACAAGAAGCAGACCGGCGGTACGGGCCAGTTCGCCCGCGTCATGATCACCTTCGAACCCGGCGAGCCGGGCTCGGGCTTCGTGTTCGAGAACTCGATCGTCGGCGGCGCGGTGCCCAAGGAATACATCCCGGGCGTCGAAAAGGGTCTGAACTCCATCAAGGACTCGGGTCTGCTGGCCGGCTTCCCGCTGATCGACTTCAAGGCGACCCTGACGGACGGCAAGTACCACGACGTCGACTCCAGCGTGCTGGCGTTCGAAATCGCGGCCCGCGCCGCCTTCCGCGAACTGAAGGAAAAGGGCGCGCCGAAGCTGCTCGAGCCGATCATGGCGGTCGAGGTCGTGACCCCCGAGGAATACCTCGGCTCGGTCATCGGCGACCTGAACGGCCGTCGCGGCATGATCCAGGGTCAGGACATGCGCGGCAACGCCACCGTCGTGAACGCCTTCGTGCCGCTGGCCAACATGTTCGGCTATGTGAACACGCTGCGCGGCATGTCGCAGGGCCGCGCCCAGTTCACGATGCAATATGACCACTACGAGCCCGTGCCGCAGCACGTCGCCGACGAAGTGATCAAGAAGTACGCCTAA
- the rpsG gene encoding 30S ribosomal protein S7, with protein MSRRHRAQKREVLPDPKFGDLIVTKFMNYVMYEGKKAVAENIVYGAFDILADKKKEQTAVETFHTALDNVAPSVEVRSRRVGGATYQVPVEVRPDRRRALAIRWLVNAARKRGENTMTEKLAAELLDASNNRGTAVKKREDTHKMAEANRAFSHYRW; from the coding sequence ATGTCGCGTCGTCACCGCGCCCAGAAGCGTGAAGTTCTGCCGGATCCCAAGTTCGGCGATCTGATCGTCACCAAGTTCATGAACTACGTCATGTACGAAGGTAAGAAGGCCGTCGCCGAGAACATCGTTTACGGCGCCTTCGACATCCTGGCGGACAAGAAGAAGGAGCAGACTGCGGTCGAGACCTTCCACACCGCTCTGGACAATGTCGCGCCTTCGGTCGAAGTCCGCTCGCGTCGCGTCGGCGGCGCGACCTATCAGGTGCCGGTCGAGGTCCGTCCGGACCGTCGCCGCGCCCTGGCCATCCGCTGGCTGGTGAATGCTGCGCGCAAGCGCGGTGAAAACACCATGACCGAAAAGCTGGCCGCCGAGCTGCTGGACGCCTCGAACAACCGCGGCACCGCGGTCAAGAAGCGCGAAGACACCCACAAGATGGCCGAGGCGAACCGCGCCTTCAGCCACTATCGCTGGTAA
- the rpsL gene encoding 30S ribosomal protein S12, protein MPTINQLIRKPRKPKPTRNKVPALEGSPQRRGVCTRVYTTTPKKPNSALRKVAKVRLAKNGYEAVCYIPGEGHNLQEHSVVLIRGGRVKDLPGVRYHILRGVLDTQGVKDRKQRRSHYGAKRPK, encoded by the coding sequence ATGCCTACGATCAACCAGCTGATCCGCAAGCCGCGCAAGCCCAAGCCCACCCGTAACAAGGTGCCGGCTCTGGAGGGTTCGCCCCAGCGTCGCGGCGTCTGCACCCGCGTTTACACCACGACCCCGAAGAAGCCGAACTCGGCTCTGCGTAAGGTCGCCAAGGTCCGTCTGGCCAAGAACGGCTACGAAGCCGTTTGCTACATCCCCGGTGAAGGCCACAACCTTCAAGAACACTCGGTTGTTCTGATCCGCGGCGGCCGCGTGAAGGACTTGCCCGGCGTTCGCTACCACATCCTGCGCGGCGTGCTCGACACGCAAGGCGTCAAGGACCGCAAGCAGCGTCGTTCGCACTACGGCGCCAAGCGTCCGAAGTAA